The following nucleotide sequence is from Aspergillus luchuensis IFO 4308 DNA, chromosome 1, nearly complete sequence.
GGCTTCCATAACCTCGCCCAGATCGGCCCAGATAGTCGATCGTCATAGTGAGGAGAAGACAAGTACGGCCTGGACAAAGCGAGACCATATACCTTCTCGGCTTGTCCCTTCCCACAGGTTTTGAGGAGCTTGCAGAAAGGGTATGTCTCGGCGCAACGTCCAAATGGCgttccatccttcttctttctccactCCATGCAAGGTGATCGGGCCAATGACCAGCCGGCCAACGTTAATGGCTCAGACTTGATAACGCCAAATCGGGCACGGTCGACGACGGCTAGCCAGGGTCGCTCTGAATGACGACTGTATGCTCCTCTCGAGGCACCGAGGAAAAagtctccctcctcattccACGTACATTGGAAGACGTATGGCGTAACCCCTTCTCCAATGAGCTTCTTACACCACATTTCATAAACCGCGGTGAGCGGAAGGTAAAAGTTCCTTTTATTTGCTCCAGCTGGACTCCGTCCAAGCTTGCTCATGAATAGGCCAAGAAGGTCCGGAAGCGCCCAGTATGGCACTTTGTCGTAAGTCAACCTATCTATAAGAATAGGTGAGCCCGCATTGGGCCAGCTCGGATTGTTAACACGGGCGATGCtctggggggaggaggaatgaggTAGTCGGGCCCATCGGGGTGACTTCGGTAGACGTCAGTCCATAAGGCTCAACAAAGGGTTGGTTATACCTCACTTGCTTACCGAAGTCTGTGTTGATGAGAAAGATATTGTTGccaaagcaaaagcaagatCTTGGATGATGCTGAGTATGTtcgggagggagaaaggtgATGCGGAAAAGAGAGTTAAATATTAGTCATTACAGAGTCTCAGTGAATGGTCCTAGAATCAGCCACGATTAAAATTTGACGTCTATATTTGTCATTCGATATGGTTGGTTAGCATACTCTGACACCACCAAGAACTTCACATCGAGAGCTCTCAGTGGCTTCACAGCGCTTCAGCTGGGGCACACTCATGCCTAATGTGAGGACCTATTCTCAGAGACACAACCAGCGATCTGTGGCTTTCCGTAAAAGAATGCGCCATACATTCAAGGCCCTAGACCTGCTGGCAACATTGCTTCCGCTGTTGCGGGCACTATCTCCCGGGACTCATAGAATCATTGGGAACACAAGCCATCTCGAAATCCTTGTTGTTCCAAGGTGATTTGCAAAGCCACGTCCCATCTTTGTTGAGCACAGATTGTTCGTCTATTCGAATAACAATCGGGAGCCCAAGCCTGGTCACTCTTCCAAGCACCACTATCATGAACTCACCAACGCCAAATTTTTCAAACCCCTTTGATGAGCAAGGGTTCCCTGATGTCTACCCAACCAAGATCTCTATATCTCGAGGCAATACACACCCCAGCATCCCAGACTAACTTATCCTGATTGAGTGTGTGTGCTTACTAGGCCAACAAATCATAGTTTCCtctgagggagaggagtaaTCATGGAAGGTATAACCATATGCGTTTTCAAGGTCAAACCACTATTTACATTCCGCTCGCATACATACCAGCTCATCTATAGCCGGCTCTTGATCTTGGTCCATTCATTTTCGCCAACCTTCTGGAAGTCCATAACTGCATCTGGTCCTCCGAATCGGTTCTGTGTCGACTTCCAGTCTCTGTCGACCGCCATTTCTGGTCTCCACCGAACAACATGTTTCAGCTCATCCTGCAGATGACCCTCCAGTGCATCCACGATGAAACCTCCAATAGTGGGCATTTGCATAGCTCCATTCCCAGATGCCCCCACAGCAACCAACAGTGAAGGGTGATCAGGATGTTTATCGATTAAAAAGGCACGATCTACCGTATCGGCATCCCAGCAGATACGGGCGAACACTAGTGGACGGTCGGCCAGATGTGGCATGGTATCCCGCAGGAAGTCCTTGACGCGAGCTTCCGCCTCAAGGGGAATTTGGTGCTTTGCAAATGGGATGCTTCTGATCTCGCCAGATCTCGCCGGGTCCGGAATGAAGTTACAGTATCCAGGATGTTCGTCACAGATCTTGAGTTCGTGCTTATCCTCGTCAGGCTCCATGAAGAACCCCTTTGCAATATTGAACAGCACGGGTAGATTCTTGTACAACTTAGCCTCTTCCGGGGTCATCTGGATGTGAGAGAGCGTCCAGGCAGTAGGACGCAGCTGTTTCTTGAAGTCCAGAAGACGGTCGCTTCCGGCACCGGCAGCCAAAATGGTTCGGTCTGCTCGGTGAATGACTCCATCGGACGTTTTAGCTCCAACCACATCTCCGTTCTCGTACACTAGTGATACAACGTTCCCTTGGGGAGACccggtgatgaagttgacTCCAAGACGCTTGGCTTCAGTGTACGCAGAAATCATGGCTTTCTTGGCATGAATCCATCCGGCACCCGACTTGTTCAACCAGCCCTTCCAGCCGGGAAATTCGCCAGTAAGAACACCTGGAGGCATTGTCTTTTGGAAGTCTTCTGCCGTCTTCAATTCGACAAAGTCTGCATCAGAACACTCGATTTCATCTTTGCGGATGTGCTCAATGAGTGCAGGGGTATGACCAGATACTATGACACCAGTCTCATGGAAGTACTGCTTGAAAACAGGATCCGTCCTCCAGGCTTTCAGAGCGGCACGTGTGCACGTCGCGAACGCAATGCTGCGCGGCGTTTCTTCACCTGCTGTCGAAGTTGTTAGGTTTAGAAGGATGGGCATCAGGTGGACATTGCAAACATACCTTTGGGCTCCTTGTGTTCcatgattttattaatatcattGCCGGCTGCGATTGCGGATGGGATCGTGTAGGGGTCTAGAACTGTGACATGCTTGTATCCGCGGCGAGCCAAATGCAAAGCAGTAGAACAACCCCAAACACCCGCTCCCACCACGAGGATGGTAGAATCATGGGTTATTGTAGAGGATGCCATGGTGACTGCCAATTCTGTTTGACTCGAGAGTATTGAGGAACTAATTTGTTGCAGCGATGTTGATGTGGACGGGCAACGAGGCCGTATTTCAACGGCGCCCTTACATCAGACGGTATCCACTGAGTGCCAACTAACTGCCAGCATTGGGCACAATGGGGACCTGGCTGGGCCTTATCCAGAATCCAAAGTCCCGGCAAGATGGAAGCAACTCAAAGCAGGCCACAAAATAGTGTCCGTGCCGGGGTTCCCGATTTAGATTAGCGTCCCGGTTGGACCTTCCTTGGGGTCTTCGTATCACTCggtcttctcatccatcatccattcaaGACCCCCAGATGCATGGTAATACTCGCGTCAATGATCGTCCGGGATTTTTCCGTGGATGCTATCAGGGTCGTCTACAGCAATGACCCACTTGCGTGCGGATGATACCGACTTCAAGCCATGTCAAACCGGCGAAAGCATGCAGCTTCTCCGCATTTTCCTCCGCCTCGGCAGGCTTAATCGATATCAACCGCTCAGATAACCTTTCGTTTGGAGCTTCCTCCATGACTTAACTTATCTGTGACTGACTATCTTCGCAATACTCCTCGTGTCTCTTCGTCTCCACCCCTACCTTATCACCTCGGTTATGCTCCATTCAGCCGGTTCTAATTATTTTGCCGCTGGCTTTCGTGAGAGCGTGGCAGACGAGAGAAGGCGAATGATCATCCCCTGTTATCGTGCTTGGCCATACTGATACGCTCGGGATAACCATCCAATCGGACGCCAAAATGGGGTCTTGGAGGGCTCTATATACTTCGACCAGCTCGTACGCAGGTCTAGCATGGTTGCGGCcgctagtagatagtaacCAGCCTTAAAAGACGCTTCAACCCCCCTCATGGCTGTCTTTCTGCTACCCTATTGACTCACAAAGCCAAAATGGATCGCTCTGATGTTATAGATACCGATGTTCCAGGAACGGTGTACCTGGTTGATGGTAGGCTCTTCCTATAAGCTACAGTTAGTCGGTACTGACATCGAACTCAGCAACGGGGAGCTTGAGAAATGTAGCTCATGCTGGGAATCAGGATGTCCTCCTTATTCCTCAGCCTACATCCTTTTCAGCTGATCCCTTGGTGGGTAGCAGATGAAAGCAGCCCTCTTCCACACGGTTCGTGCTGACCCATGATAGAATTGGCCACTTTACAAGAAATACTGGACCCTGTTCTTGATCTCCATGTATGCATGCGTTAACTCATTTGGGGAGAACAACTGGGGTGCGGCATGGACAACTATATCCGATGATACGGGCGTGAGCCTGAACAATATGAACGGTGGCTCCGCTTTGAACTATCTTATGCTGGGTTTCTTCAATATTATTTGGATCCCCACGGCCATGAGGTACGGACGCAAGATTGTCTATATACTTAGTCTGTTGTTCGTCCTTGGAAGTGGTATCTGGGGTGGCTTCTATGAGGGTGTTTCGCAGTATTACATTATGATGGTGATCAACGGGATCGGAACTGCAGCCTACCAGGCTTTGATCCAGCTGACTGTATGCTATGTTTCTAAGATGCTCGCTTCCGTACGCTAACAGAGCATAGATTTTCGACGTGTTTTTCACTCATGAGCGCGGCCGAATGCTGTCGATCTACATTTTCTTCCAGCAACTCGGATCTATTATCGGGCTGATCTGTGGCGGTTACATTTCTGACGGCAttggctggagatggagcatGCCCATCGTGTCCATAGCATGTGTCAGTGCCCTCGCACCTAATTTCTCTGCTGCAATTAGCCAGCTAAACCTCTATAGGCTGTTTTGATTCTTCTATTCATCTTTACCTTTGATGACACCATGTTCCCGAGGTATCGCTTTTCGGGTGAGACACCTCAGCGATCCACCAAAGGCGAGAACGAGACTTCCCGCACTCCATCTGGCACCCCAACGGCGGAGGAAAAGGATTCCAAGGTTGAACCGCCAATGTCCGTCGTGGAAAGCCGCACTGTCGGGGAGATTGACATGCCTCCGCGAACCTACCTCCAGAAGATGTCTCCAGTTCACTATTTCAAAGACGACAACACAACTTGGTACCAGTACTTCCGACGCccgttcttcctcttcgcgtTTCCCAATATTCTTCTAGCTGGTATCCAATTTGCATTTGGCTGCACTGCCGGTATTGTCTCGTTTAATACCATCTCTGAGATCATGACGGAGGCACCTTATAACTGGAGCGCCGGCTCTGCTGGCCTAATCTTCTTGGCAGCACTAGTTGGTAACTTCCTTGGGTATGTATTTAGCCTGATACTCTCATGTGTAATGCTAACCCTCTTATAGCATGGGTATTGGATCACTGTCCGACTGGGTTGTCGTCTTTCTGGCACGTCGCAACAAGGGCTATAAGGAGCCCGAGATGCGTTTATGGACGTATTGTATTCCCCTTGTACTTGCCGCGGTTGGCTATTTCGTCTACGGCTGGGGTGCTACCAAGGGCCTTCACTGGATGTCCATTGCAGTTGGCCTATGTTGCATGATTGCTCAGCAGGTCTCTGCCACCAGTATCGCAACCGCCTACGCGATGGAGTGCTTTGAACAGGTAAGTCATTTACATCCGCGATCCTGGACTTGGTGGCTAATCCTCTCGAATCAGATTTCTGGTGAGCTCGTCATTGTACTGGCCTGCTGTTCATCCATAATCAATTTTGTCATCTCCTTTACGGTGCAAGATTTCATCGACGGCACCAACTACGGCTGGACATTTACCTTCTATGGTATCATGGTTGTCCTGTCCATGGCCGCGGGTGCTCCGATGATAATCTGGGGCAAGGATTGGCGGCGGAAGTGTAAGCCTCGATATGAGAAGTTTTTGGCGGAAACAGGACGTCAGTAGGAACATAGCCAGTTTTCTGTTTGTTAAATGACCTTTATGAATGATTGCATTATATCATTGTAACGTGTATGTTTATTAGCTAGACACACTGAGACTTTGTCAATAAGCAAGAGCACACAACATTCAAATTCAATGCGAACACTACAGCCTAGGAGATTTCGCATAGTCAGCACATATCATAAGTTGATGATTTCCAAAACACGTCTATACTACCCCATCTCACTTCTCCCTAGCACCAGTAACAACCCTAACCCTCTCCACCAAAGGACTCGTATCCAAATAGACCGTGAAAAACCTCATcttatcctcatccaccctcTTCCCAAAGATCGCCATACCCTGAGCACTAaccaccttcttctcctcgtcaccTTTCAAAACATAGTCGATGGTCGCCTCCTGATAGATGCGATCAGGAAGAACGTCCACATGGCCAATAGTATGCTTCATGCTCTCCAGGATCGTGGACTGCTctttgaagaagttgatAATTGCTTCGTGACCCTTAATTGGAGCATGGCCTGGAAATCTCATCTCACAGTCTGGAGTGTAGAATTTGGAGACGGCGGTGTCGGGGTTGAGTTGGTCGCCTAGGGAGTGGAAGTCTTGGAGCCAGGATTTGGCAGCGTGGAGGGTTTGGTTGGTGgcggtgttgatgttggacaTTGTTTCTtggggtgggatggatggatgtcaaTTTGAGAGCTATGGTAGTAAAGGTAGATGATGGTTCTGGTTGCTGTTCAACATTGTGTaggattggggggtgggatcTAGGTAGGGATGTTTTATATGTGGTGTTGATTTGTGGTTATCATTCTCACTCAGTATGACGAGGAGCTTTGGGATGTGCTGATTGGTGTATTATGGTGTTGCTCGTTGTTGATTTATAATGGGTTttctgatgctgctgtgcGCTTATGCGCTGATAGTATGGGATAGCTTTGGAGTTCAGGGAAGCTGAACTACGAGAAATTTCAGACGAGACTGGAACACAGTTTGCAAGACTACTCTTGACAGAACAGGAAGTGGCGTATACCCTCATAGAAAAACTATGAGCCTACTAAGTATATGAAGGTCATACTGAAATAAATTAGTTGCTGATAAAGCAATCCCGTGCATGGGTGCTAAGTATCCGGCCGGTAGATATCATTGGTGCTTCGGTAAGACTCATCATGATTCTTATGGTAGCCATATTGACTAGGGTATGGTCCTGTCGCACCAGGTACATCGCATGAAGAGTACATGATCCTGGTAGGAAACATAACAGAACAGCATGGAGTTGTAGCAAAGTCACCTACTACTGTGACTGCGAgagaattaaatatatcaacaCCGTACCTTTGTACGCAGGATATTGACGGCACATTTCGCTCTTATTTCCATAAGAGAGCGGAAAATATAAGCAGCGAATCAGATAACGCAGTGGTTAGCCGCTtcagcatcattggtctagtggtagaattcatcgttgccatcgatgaggcccgtgttcgattcacggatgatgcactatctttttctttttgcacTTTTTGCTTGCTGCCCCAAGTTACTCTCGGCTATTGTCTTCTCTCAGACACATCCAACTTGAAGAACCTAGCTTTATCGTAATCAACAGTTCCATCGATTATGCATGTTATTGTCATATTCCGTTTCCCGTCGCATATCTTCTATCTCCTCCATGCCAAGGTGCTTCTCCACAGAGAAAGAACCAGCCTGTCTCTCCAATCCCTTGCTCTCTTCTAGCTccaatatataattattgcCCAATGAGGCAGGTGAACGCACACTTTAATGACTGCGTCCTTATCATGGCGATGGACTGTCAACATACTAATTCCTTCCATCTCTGACGACCTGACATAATGATCATCTACTCGCCTGGCTACAACGTCTAAACTACAGCAGTCTTCTTGGCCAGTAAGCGAACTCACTTAGGTGAGCACCGGTTccaagctggagctggacgaCCTTATGATCTTAGAAGAATTCAAGCAGTACTCTATATGAACTTGGTTGATAACCGTGATGCGAAGGTGTGCTGGCACTACTGCAAACCAGCCTGACAATGTTATCACGCTCTCTCCAATGGTGATAAGATGATCATTGAAAAGGAAATCCGTCGTTTAGATTGTGGATCTCATCAAGTCCGACATGTTCAAGCTTCAACGGCAGAGAAGTGTTTAGCGATCACCATCATGCATCTGCATCCTGAATGGTCACGCGGAGCCCAAAAGCAGAGTACCGGCAACACTTTCTTCATTGAGTAAGACCAACAGTCCGTGCGCTTTCTTTATCTATTTCAGATGCTACAAACTCGCATTTGAAGAGCTTCCATCTGTCTGGACTCAGGGTCTCAACGGCATTAATACCACTGGCTAGATGCCGGAACACTCCTTGCACCTTTACCGAAATTATCTGTTGCACTGTTATCcaatgctcttcttccgcgaAATGCTACTCTGTGATAGGACCACATGACGCATCCATCAAATAGTGAGCTATTATCGGTACTTGCTTTTCTCCGCTTGGCAACCCCGCTTGAAGAACTCCAACGGGCTGTTATCTCTGATTACTCTCCTGCATTCCCGAGCGATAAGCCTCGCTgaaatggagaagaagtacaagAGAGAAGATACTGCGGGATGTGAATATAATGATAAGATCTGTGTATCCCACGCTTCGGTGGCTACATCACGACGGGGAACTTGACTTGCCTTAACATCACATTTGGAATGTCGAATGGTCAGAGTGAGCAGGAGCCCATCTGGGCTCCGGGCACAGTCACCCTCGAAGATAGTAAGAACAATTTCTTATGAGTGCACGTACAGGACTGACCACAGGTAGTACACGGCAGCAGTGTGGTCCTATTCCCTACTCCTTCTAACGACCCGGATGATCCTCTTAATTGGTCCAAGGCACGGAAGGCTCTCAACTATACTTTTGTTAGCCTATTTgtcctcttcaccttcgtGGAGCTAGACATTGGTTTTACCGCATGGGGTCCGATGGAAACAGAGCTTGGCTTCACGGTAGACCAGCTCAATGCCGGTACGGCGACCAATTACGGTGGTCTTGCTGTGGGGtgcttcttcctgcttcctcTCGCTCGAAAATATGGTCGCCGCCCTATCTatatcttctcctcggcgTTGCAGCTGGCTGCGAGCGTGTGGAATGCCAAAACCTATACCTTCGGTGACTATATCGGAGGGATGCTGATTTCCGGCCTGGGGGGTGCTATTAGCGAGATTATCGTACAGATGACTGTCGCAGATCTTTTCTTTGTCCACCAACATGCCACCATGAACGGATTATTCGTACTCTTCCAGTCAGTCGGAGCATTTCTGGGGCCTGTCGCCTCAGGATACGTCGTGGAATCCCAAGGCTGGcgctggggatggtggtggtgtgtgatATTCTTCGCCGTCATGCTACTTTGTgtgatttttcttttcgaagAATCGAAGTTTATTCCCATTCTGAATGCCCAGGAAGTTATTCCAGATGTGCAGACATCCGGTGTAGAAGAACCTGAGTGCTCTCAGGCTTCTAAAGGAAGACTGTCATCTGATGACAAGAAGGGATTTGAACGGTCCGTGGAAATATGTGCCACACCGCGGCCTGGAAGCGAGCCAAAGACCTACCTTCAGAGAATGGCCCTCGTCACACCGTCTGATGAATCTATATGGCCTCATGTGTGGCAGCCAGTTGTCATTCTATTTACTTTTCCAGCAGTGACATATACTGCACTTACATATGGCTCCACCCTGTGCTGGTTCGCAGTCATGACATCTTTACAAGCGACATATATGATTCTTCCGCCATATAATTTTAGCTCAGTCGGAATCGGTTTGATGAATGTTGCCCCATTTATTGGAAGCCTGTTAGGCTTTCCAATCTCAGGCTATCTGAGTGACAAGTCCATCCTTTGGCTTTCGAAGAGAAACAACGGCATATACGAGCCGGAGATGCGACTTTGGCTTTCGCTCCCTATAATAGCTTTGGGTCCAGGATCTATACTGATGTTTGGACTTGGACTTGCCTATGTACGTTCCTAGTACCCCGTACATCTCCAGTATTGTGCTAATCTCATCATAGGGCTCTCACTGGGTTGTACTAGCAGTTGGCTATGGTTTCTTTGGGTTTGTTCTTTCTTGCAGCAGTGGTATCTCACTATCATATCTTATGGATTGCTATCAGGATGTGAGTACATCGAATGTCCTCTTTGAGTAAGTATAATCTGGCATCTAACGCAAATGTATGATAGATCGTTGGCGACACTCTGGTCGGCGTAGTCTTCATGCGAAATGTGATCGCTGTCATTGTTCTTTTCACTTTGACACCTTGGGTTAATGGAATGGGTATGCAGAACCTGCATATCTTGATTGCAGTCGTGGCATTTTTCATCTATTCGATTCCAATTCCCCTGCTAATCTGGGGGAAGAGAGCGCGGATTGCTACTGCATCGACTTATCGGAGAATGGCAGAGAATCAGAGCGACAATCGGGCGGTCTGACATACAAGCTATCT
It contains:
- a CDS encoding uncharacterized protein (COG:S;~EggNog:ENOG410PRVV), producing the protein MSKLGRSPAGANKRNFYLPLTAVYEMWCKKLIGEGVTPYVFQCTWNEEGDFFLGASRGAYSRHSERPWLAVVDRARFGVIKSEPLTLAGWSLARSPCMEWRKKKDGTPFGRCAETYPFCKLLKTCGKGQAEKVYGLALSRPYLSSPHYDDRLSGPIWARLWKPCLNCKELIRIHGGKYENFLVATGSAGAPP
- a CDS encoding NAD(P)/FAD-dependent oxidoreductase (COG:E;~EggNog:ENOG410PH30;~InterPro:IPR006076,IPR036188;~PFAM:PF01266,PF00890;~go_function: GO:0016491 - oxidoreductase activity [Evidence IEA];~go_process: GO:0055114 - oxidation-reduction process [Evidence IEA]) — its product is MASSTITHDSTILVVGAGVWGCSTALHLARRGYKHVTVLDPYTIPSAIAAGNDINKIMEHKEPKAGEETPRSIAFATCTRAALKAWRTDPVFKQYFHETGVIVSGHTPALIEHIRKDEIECSDADFVELKTAEDFQKTMPPGVLTGEFPGWKGWLNKSGAGWIHAKKAMISAYTEAKRLGVNFITGSPQGNVVSLVYENGDVVGAKTSDGVIHRADRTILAAGAGSDRLLDFKKQLRPTAWTLSHIQMTPEEAKLYKNLPVLFNIAKGFFMEPDEDKHELKICDEHPGYCNFIPDPARSGEIRSIPFAKHQIPLEAEARVKDFLRDTMPHLADRPLVFARICWDADTVDRAFLIDKHPDHPSLLVAVGASGNGAMQMPTIGGFIVDALEGHLQDELKHVVRWRPEMAVDRDWKSTQNRFGGPDAVMDFQKVGENEWTKIKSRL
- a CDS encoding putative MFS transporter (COG:G;~EggNog:ENOG410PMPF;~InterPro:IPR011701,IPR036259;~PFAM:PF07690;~TransMembrane:12 (i57-73o100-117i124-143o149-172i184-205o211-233i322-348o368-397i409-428o434-460i472-492o504-525i);~go_function: GO:0022857 - transmembrane transporter activity [Evidence IEA];~go_process: GO:0055085 - transmembrane transport [Evidence IEA]), with translation MDRSDVIDTDVPGTVYLVDATGSLRNVAHAGNQDVLLIPQPTSFSADPLNWPLYKKYWTLFLISMYACVNSFGENNWGAAWTTISDDTGVSLNNMNGGSALNYLMLGFFNIIWIPTAMRYGRKIVYILSLLFVLGSGIWGGFYEGVSQYYIMMVINGIGTAAYQALIQLTIFDVFFTHERGRMLSIYIFFQQLGSIIGLICGGYISDGIGWRWSMPIVSIACAVLILLFIFTFDDTMFPRYRFSGETPQRSTKGENETSRTPSGTPTAEEKDSKVEPPMSVVESRTVGEIDMPPRTYLQKMSPVHYFKDDNTTWYQYFRRPFFLFAFPNILLAGIQFAFGCTAGIVSFNTISEIMTEAPYNWSAGSAGLIFLAALVGNFLGMGIGSLSDWVVVFLARRNKGYKEPEMRLWTYCIPLVLAAVGYFVYGWGATKGLHWMSIAVGLCCMIAQQVSATSIATAYAMECFEQISGELVIVLACCSSIINFVISFTVQDFIDGTNYGWTFTFYGIMVVLSMAAGAPMIIWGKDWRRKCKPRYEKFLAETGRQ
- a CDS encoding nuclear transport factor 2 family protein (COG:S;~EggNog:ENOG410PYY2;~InterPro:IPR037401,IPR032710;~PFAM:PF12680), with the protein product MSNINTATNQTLHAAKSWLQDFHSLGDQLNPDTAVSKFYTPDCEMRFPGHAPIKGHEAIINFFKEQSTILESMKHTIGHVDVLPDRIYQEATIDYVLKGDEEKKVVSAQGMAIFGKRVDEDKMRFFTVYLDTSPLVERVRVVTGAREK
- a CDS encoding uncharacterized protein (COG:U;~EggNog:ENOG410QDYG;~InterPro:IPR020846,IPR011701,IPR036259;~PFAM:PF07690;~TransMembrane:12 (i49-72o92-109i116-133o145-168i175-193o205-225i310-335o355-378i399-420o426-451i463-481o493-514i);~go_function: GO:0022857 - transmembrane transporter activity [Evidence IEA];~go_process: GO:0055085 - transmembrane transport [Evidence IEA]), which translates into the protein MSNGQSEQEPIWAPGTVTLEDIHGSSVVLFPTPSNDPDDPLNWSKARKALNYTFVSLFVLFTFVELDIGFTAWGPMETELGFTVDQLNAGTATNYGGLAVGCFFLLPLARKYGRRPIYIFSSALQLAASVWNAKTYTFGDYIGGMLISGLGGAISEIIVQMTVADLFFVHQHATMNGLFVLFQSVGAFLGPVASGYVVESQGWRWGWWWCVIFFAVMLLCVIFLFEESKFIPILNAQEVIPDVQTSGVEEPECSQASKGRLSSDDKKGFERSVEICATPRPGSEPKTYLQRMALVTPSDESIWPHVWQPVVILFTFPAVTYTALTYGSTLCWFAVMTSLQATYMILPPYNFSSVGIGLMNVAPFIGSLLGFPISGYLSDKSILWLSKRNNGIYEPEMRLWLSLPIIALGPGSILMFGLGLAYGSHWVVLAVGYGFFGFVLSCSSGISLSYLMDCYQDIVGDTLVGVVFMRNVIAVIVLFTLTPWVNGMGMQNLHILIAVVAFFIYSIPIPLLIWGKRARIATASTYRRMAENQSDNRAV